A genomic stretch from Dissulfurispira thermophila includes:
- the galT gene encoding galactose-1-phosphate uridylyltransferase produces the protein MPELRLNLITREWVIIAREKGKMPEDFIGARERKRLPEFIETCPFCPGNEAKTPYEQYRISDEKGWKIRVVPNKFAVLSKEGERQRINIGLKKSVNGVGLHEIIIESPVHNLTTATMPVEQLKEVIQAYKDRFIEIYNDSRIEHVIIFKNSGTASGTTIEHPHSQIVGIPVTPLQIRGRIENSMRYFDDTGECLLCNTLNDEINDGSRILCNTDHFVSFVPYAALSAFHIWIFPKRHSGSFSDIKPDEMWDLSINLKKTMSMLYYGLEHPDFNYVIRSGKPSNSSSEFIHWYISIVPRVAMASGFELGSGMYINPLMPEMSAEFLRSVKIPS, from the coding sequence ATGCCAGAACTCAGACTAAATCTTATAACACGAGAATGGGTTATCATTGCCAGAGAAAAAGGGAAAATGCCAGAAGATTTTATAGGCGCAAGGGAGCGTAAGAGGCTTCCAGAATTTATCGAGACATGCCCTTTCTGTCCGGGAAATGAGGCAAAGACACCATATGAACAATACAGGATTAGCGATGAAAAAGGATGGAAGATAAGAGTAGTTCCAAATAAATTTGCTGTACTTTCGAAGGAGGGTGAAAGGCAAAGGATAAACATTGGATTAAAAAAAAGTGTAAATGGTGTGGGGCTGCACGAGATAATCATAGAATCTCCTGTCCATAATCTCACAACTGCAACCATGCCCGTGGAGCAATTGAAAGAGGTTATACAGGCATACAAAGACCGCTTCATCGAGATATACAATGACAGCAGGATAGAGCATGTAATTATATTCAAAAATAGCGGCACTGCATCAGGCACTACTATAGAACACCCACACTCACAGATAGTAGGAATTCCTGTAACACCTCTACAGATAAGAGGCAGAATAGAAAATTCTATGAGATATTTTGATGATACAGGAGAGTGTCTTTTATGCAATACATTAAATGATGAGATAAACGATGGAAGCAGGATACTCTGCAATACTGATCACTTTGTATCCTTTGTCCCATATGCAGCCCTTTCTGCATTTCATATATGGATATTTCCAAAAAGGCATTCAGGCTCATTCTCTGACATAAAACCTGATGAGATGTGGGACCTCTCAATAAACTTAAAAAAGACAATGTCAATGCTCTATTATGGTCTGGAACATCCTGATTTTAATTATGTGATAAGGTCTGGCAAACCCAGCAATTCATCTTCAGAATTTATACATTGGTACATCAGCATAGTCCCAAGGGTTGCAATGGCATCCGGGTTTGAGCTCGGCTCAGGCATGTACATCAATCCACTCATGCCTGAAATGAGTGCAGAATTTCTGAGGAGTGTAAAGATTCCATCATGA
- a CDS encoding 4Fe-4S binding protein: MVKINRSYIRKIRYTIQWAIFLVVIYSGYKFYLFTQALENGLIPSVTRPPSVEGFMPIGALMALKQWITEGIFDPIHPAALVIFISALLLVIILKKSFCGWICPVGTLSEVIWKVGKKIFRKNFVIPKYIDYPLRSLKYALMAFFLYVIVIKMSPSEIGIFLNTPYWKVSDIKLLKFFTEMSLTTKITLSILFVLSLLYKNFWCRYLCPYGGLLGLLSILSPIKIRRNKDKCIKCGLCAKNCPSLLSVDKKETIHSPECTGCLICVSHCPAKDALNPAILNKKALRPEVFIFTVIAVFFGIVLIAKLTGKWHSHVSPDELRAIMPFIHTLTHP; encoded by the coding sequence ATGGTAAAAATAAACCGTTCATATATCAGAAAAATTAGATATACCATTCAGTGGGCAATATTTTTAGTAGTCATATATTCGGGCTATAAATTCTATCTTTTTACACAAGCATTAGAAAATGGACTAATACCATCTGTCACCCGTCCTCCATCAGTAGAAGGGTTCATGCCAATCGGTGCATTAATGGCATTAAAGCAGTGGATAACAGAAGGCATATTTGACCCAATACATCCTGCTGCACTCGTAATATTTATTAGTGCATTATTACTTGTAATTATCCTGAAGAAATCCTTCTGTGGATGGATATGTCCTGTAGGGACATTGTCTGAGGTGATATGGAAGGTGGGTAAAAAAATATTCAGGAAAAATTTTGTCATTCCAAAATATATAGATTATCCCCTGAGGTCTCTGAAATATGCTTTAATGGCTTTTTTCCTCTATGTAATTGTCATAAAGATGTCACCTTCTGAGATTGGGATTTTTCTGAACACGCCATACTGGAAGGTCTCAGATATAAAATTGTTAAAGTTCTTTACAGAGATGTCTCTTACAACAAAGATAACACTGAGCATTCTCTTTGTTTTATCACTCCTTTATAAAAACTTCTGGTGCAGGTATCTCTGCCCTTATGGCGGATTGCTCGGGTTATTAAGCATATTAAGCCCCATAAAGATAAGAAGAAACAAAGACAAATGCATTAAGTGTGGGTTATGTGCAAAAAATTGCCCTTCACTTCTATCTGTTGATAAAAAAGAAACCATACATTCACCTGAATGCACAGGATGCCTCATATGCGTGAGCCATTGCCCTGCTAAAGATGCCCTTAATCCAGCCATTTTAAATAAAAAGGCATTGAGACCAGAGGTTTTTATTTTTACAGTAATTGCAGTATTCTTTGGCATTGTCTTGATAGCAAAACTAACAGGCAAGTGGCATTCCCATGTCTCTCCTGATGAATTAAGAGCCATCATGCCTTTTATCCACACCCTCACACACCCGTAA
- a CDS encoding CCA tRNA nucleotidyltransferase: MHPLLELFIDFAEKEGFTTNSFIVGGAVRDILLGKELKDIDIAVKGDAIDVAKRFADKINASFVLMDKEFAIARVVQRGKRQKTDSYFIDICMMRGNTIYDDLRKRDITINAMAMPLASKKVCDFLGTPLSKVRSKIIDPYGGRNDLFNKIIKMVSEENLIKDPLRIIRIYRFAAALNFSIEKNTLDATKRLAPLITSVAMERIAEELRYIIRLNNSYKTMKALMDNKILANIFPDVRINSLKLYKDTEEILGNLSDSLGLSALSLQPLIKYFEIAYKKICLKLSTLFYDPNAAKQSAIELKMSRKEVEFIHKMVVNRSKILNCYRKMLGITDETEIIELLKVFRDDVYSLIILTIAQKPSTAEFCKEMIKLYENVFKPRAALLPIITGNDIMNTFNLKPSPMFKEILAAIEDLVLKGKITSNEEALKVVKKMIDSTY; the protein is encoded by the coding sequence GTGCATCCACTTTTAGAACTATTCATAGATTTTGCTGAAAAAGAAGGCTTCACAACCAATTCATTCATTGTTGGCGGTGCTGTCAGGGATATCCTTTTGGGGAAAGAGTTAAAAGACATAGATATAGCTGTAAAAGGAGATGCCATTGATGTTGCTAAAAGGTTTGCAGATAAAATCAATGCCTCATTTGTGCTTATGGATAAAGAATTTGCAATTGCAAGGGTAGTACAAAGAGGCAAAAGGCAAAAGACAGATAGTTATTTTATTGATATTTGCATGATGAGAGGAAACACAATCTATGATGATCTCCGGAAACGAGACATAACAATAAATGCAATGGCAATGCCATTAGCATCCAAGAAAGTCTGCGACTTTCTGGGGACTCCTTTGTCAAAAGTAAGAAGTAAAATCATAGACCCATATGGCGGCAGAAATGATCTTTTTAACAAAATTATCAAGATGGTATCTGAAGAAAATCTTATAAAAGATCCATTGAGAATTATTCGTATTTACCGTTTTGCAGCAGCACTGAATTTTTCAATAGAAAAAAATACCCTTGATGCAACAAAAAGGCTTGCACCATTGATAACCTCTGTCGCTATGGAGAGGATTGCAGAAGAATTAAGATATATCATCAGACTTAACAACTCATATAAAACAATGAAGGCATTGATGGATAACAAGATCCTTGCAAATATCTTTCCTGATGTCAGAATAAACTCTCTGAAGTTATACAAAGATACTGAAGAAATTTTAGGCAATCTGTCCGATAGCCTCGGACTTTCAGCCTTAAGCCTTCAGCCTTTAATTAAATATTTTGAAATAGCTTACAAGAAGATATGTCTAAAACTATCTACTCTTTTTTATGACCCAAATGCAGCCAAACAATCTGCTATAGAATTAAAGATGTCGAGAAAGGAAGTGGAATTCATCCATAAGATGGTGGTTAATCGAAGCAAGATTTTAAACTGTTACAGAAAAATGCTGGGAATTACAGATGAAACAGAGATTATCGAACTATTAAAAGTATTCAGAGATGATGTATATTCGTTGATAATATTAACTATTGCACAAAAACCTTCCACTGCAGAGTTTTGTAAAGAAATGATTAAACTCTATGAAAATGTGTTCAAACCAAGAGCAGCATTACTTCCAATCATTACAGGCAATGACATCATGAATACATTCAATTTAAAGCCGTCACCCATGTTTAAAGAAATACTTGCTGCTATAGAGGATTTGGTTTTAAAAGGTAAAATAACCTCAAATGAAGAAGCATTAAAGGTGGTTAAAAAAATGATAGATAGCACATATTAA
- a CDS encoding transporter codes for MKVYNSGFKFQGLWYKLFYYFMMATVFCSIPVISFAFHPLITDDTGTQGKGKFQLEINGEYGHDKEDGVTKNTTQTVTTLTYGWLDNMDIAIGMPYQYIRTKDSEGITRHDGMSDLSIDLKWRFHERDGFSLALKPGITLPTGDYERGLGAGRMTYGVFFIVTQELKPFIIHANLGYRRNENKIDERRDIWHASLAGELEIIKGLKAVANIGVERNPDKASNTHPAFVIGGLVYSVTDNFDIDIGIKGGLNKPETDITTMAGITLRF; via the coding sequence ATGAAAGTTTATAATTCAGGATTTAAGTTTCAAGGGTTATGGTATAAGCTTTTTTATTATTTTATGATGGCTACTGTTTTTTGCTCAATACCGGTTATCTCCTTTGCTTTTCATCCGTTGATTACAGATGACACAGGTACGCAAGGCAAAGGTAAATTTCAGCTTGAGATTAATGGCGAATATGGTCATGATAAGGAAGACGGTGTAACAAAAAATACTACGCAGACTGTTACTACATTGACTTATGGATGGCTCGATAATATGGACATTGCCATTGGTATGCCATATCAATATATAAGGACAAAGGACTCCGAAGGCATTACGAGGCACGATGGCATGTCAGATCTATCAATTGACTTGAAATGGAGATTTCATGAAAGAGATGGTTTTAGCCTTGCATTGAAGCCTGGTATCACATTGCCAACAGGTGATTATGAAAGAGGCTTGGGGGCTGGTAGGATGACTTATGGAGTATTTTTTATAGTCACTCAAGAATTAAAGCCCTTTATAATCCATGCAAATTTAGGATATAGGAGAAATGAAAATAAGATTGATGAGAGAAGAGACATATGGCATGCATCTCTGGCTGGCGAGCTTGAGATTATAAAAGGACTAAAAGCAGTGGCAAATATTGGGGTTGAGAGAAATCCTGATAAGGCATCAAATACCCATCCAGCATTTGTTATAGGTGGTCTGGTTTATTCAGTTACAGATAATTTCGATATAGACATTGGGATAAAAGGTGGGCTTAATAAACCAGAGACAGACATAACAACGATGGCTGGTATTACATTGAGATTTTAA
- the cbiM gene encoding cobalt transporter CbiM, whose product MHIPDGYLSPQTYVPLYGASFVFWTIALRKLKKEMDAKYVPYLAMAAAFSFLIQMFNIPIPGGTTGHAVGAGIIAILLGPWTAVIAVSVVLIIQAIIFGDGGITAIGANCFNMAVVMPFISYWIFKVIRGNSEKGMRLYIAAFLSGWLGLLIAALITAVEFGIQPMIAMSPDGRPLYAPYPLSVAVPAMALEHLLVFGIIEGVVTAMLLKYFFKHEPDLIYALHGGAR is encoded by the coding sequence ATGCATATACCTGATGGATATTTAAGCCCGCAAACTTATGTGCCACTTTATGGCGCTTCATTTGTTTTTTGGACAATTGCACTAAGAAAGTTGAAAAAAGAAATGGATGCTAAATATGTTCCATATCTGGCAATGGCAGCAGCATTTTCCTTCCTCATCCAGATGTTCAATATTCCAATTCCCGGTGGAACAACGGGCCATGCTGTAGGTGCAGGTATTATTGCCATTCTTTTAGGTCCGTGGACAGCAGTAATAGCAGTATCAGTGGTTTTGATAATTCAGGCGATTATATTTGGCGATGGAGGTATAACAGCCATTGGAGCGAACTGCTTTAATATGGCTGTTGTAATGCCATTTATATCGTACTGGATATTTAAAGTCATAAGAGGAAATTCAGAGAAAGGGATGAGATTATACATAGCGGCATTCCTCTCAGGATGGTTAGGGCTCTTGATTGCCGCATTAATTACCGCCGTAGAGTTTGGAATTCAGCCAATGATTGCCATGTCTCCTGACGGCAGACCCCTTTATGCGCCATATCCTTTATCCGTAGCTGTTCCTGCAATGGCGCTGGAGCATCTGCTGGTATTTGGTATAATTGAAGGAGTGGTAACAGCGATGCTTTTGAAATATTTTTTTAAACATGAACCTGACCTCATTTATGCCCTTCATGGAGGTGCAAGATGA
- a CDS encoding PDGLE domain-containing protein produces the protein MTSFQKKLWIGLIIMALLSPLGIILPEKFKAGDAWGEWGTDTLEKLLGYVPEGLKKLADLWKAPIADYNLGSENSPLIIQVVSYVISGILGIAIVGSVIYLISNLLVKKS, from the coding sequence ATGACATCTTTTCAGAAAAAACTCTGGATAGGTCTTATCATAATGGCATTATTATCTCCGCTCGGTATTATTCTCCCTGAAAAGTTCAAGGCAGGGGATGCGTGGGGAGAATGGGGAACAGATACCCTTGAAAAACTTCTCGGATATGTGCCGGAGGGATTAAAGAAATTAGCTGATTTGTGGAAAGCTCCGATAGCCGACTACAATCTCGGAAGCGAAAACTCTCCGCTTATTATTCAGGTTGTGTCTTATGTCATATCCGGGATTTTGGGTATAGCGATAGTAGGTAGCGTGATTTATCTAATTTCGAATCTTTTGGTAAAAAAGAGTTAA
- a CDS encoding energy-coupling factor transporter transmembrane component T family protein: protein MSFIDSSISHLGKVIKSGYIQWELSSKDGFFHGLDARVKMLFLIFFIIIISLKKEILSELIIVLFIFGLTAISRLNLFNFYKKVIPLGFIFGFLIALPSSFNVITKGEIILPVIHFSKSYDFWIYHIPETIGITRQGISGVFMLTLRVFNSIALSFLILYTTPFSEIIRALKVFKVPDAVLMIITLTYKYIFIFAKTVEDVYLAKKSRTAVKIDNNDARNWTAGRIVFMLKKTQQRCDDVFKAMLSRGFSDTIKLYGFRKMDSRDWTAGLFLFFAGVMFLWI from the coding sequence ATGTCTTTTATCGACAGCAGCATAAGTCATTTAGGAAAAGTTATCAAGAGTGGTTATATTCAGTGGGAGCTATCGTCAAAAGATGGATTTTTTCATGGGCTCGATGCGCGCGTAAAGATGCTTTTCTTAATTTTTTTTATTATCATCATAAGCTTGAAAAAAGAGATACTATCCGAACTTATCATTGTCCTTTTTATATTTGGTCTAACAGCAATATCGCGACTGAATCTCTTTAATTTCTATAAAAAAGTGATTCCACTCGGATTTATATTTGGTTTTCTTATTGCTTTGCCTTCTTCATTTAATGTCATTACAAAGGGAGAGATTATTCTGCCTGTCATACATTTTTCAAAATCCTATGATTTCTGGATTTATCATATACCTGAGACAATAGGCATTACAAGACAAGGGATCTCAGGTGTTTTCATGCTCACGCTCAGGGTTTTTAATTCCATTGCCCTGTCTTTTCTGATTCTATACACAACCCCTTTTTCTGAGATTATCAGGGCATTAAAGGTTTTTAAAGTCCCTGATGCTGTCTTGATGATTATAACCCTTACTTACAAGTATATATTTATTTTTGCAAAAACAGTCGAGGATGTATATCTTGCAAAAAAGAGCAGGACTGCCGTAAAAATAGACAACAACGATGCAAGAAACTGGACCGCGGGTAGGATAGTATTTATGCTAAAAAAGACACAGCAGAGATGCGACGATGTTTTCAAGGCTATGCTTTCGAGGGGATTTTCTGATACTATTAAACTTTATGGTTTCAGAAAAATGGATAGCAGGGATTGGACCGCAGGATTGTTTTTATTTTTTGCAGGAGTGATGTTTTTGTGGATTTAA
- a CDS encoding energy-coupling factor ABC transporter ATP-binding protein, whose protein sequence is MNDRQIIKTENVSYSYYGKISALVDISLLIEEGEKFAIIGANGSGKSTLLQIMNGLIYPSAGNVFFQGKEVSEKTLKDKEFLRFFRKGVGYVFQDSDVQLFCPNVLDELLYGPMQLGMDESEAIDRAFEVMKMLNIENLKDRPSYMLSGGEKKRVSIGSVLTINPDVLLFDEPTNGLDPRTQCFLVELLFELNEAGKTIVIATHDLSLVDELHCRVAVLSEDHRIEKTGSAESILKDEELLLRVNLVHEHMHCHGHLAHRHIHSHYLFHKH, encoded by the coding sequence ATGAATGACAGGCAAATCATAAAGACAGAAAATGTGAGTTACAGTTATTACGGCAAAATTTCTGCCCTTGTAGATATAAGCCTTTTAATAGAAGAAGGGGAGAAATTTGCAATAATAGGTGCAAATGGAAGCGGAAAATCAACTTTGCTTCAAATAATGAACGGCTTGATATATCCTTCTGCTGGCAATGTTTTTTTTCAGGGCAAAGAGGTATCAGAAAAGACATTAAAAGACAAGGAATTCTTGAGATTTTTTCGTAAGGGTGTAGGGTATGTGTTTCAGGACTCAGATGTTCAGTTGTTCTGCCCCAATGTCCTTGATGAATTACTTTATGGTCCAATGCAATTGGGTATGGATGAAAGTGAAGCCATAGATAGGGCATTTGAGGTTATGAAGATGCTCAATATAGAAAATCTCAAAGACAGACCTTCTTATATGCTCTCTGGTGGAGAAAAGAAAAGGGTTTCCATAGGCTCTGTCTTGACAATAAATCCTGATGTATTGCTCTTTGATGAGCCTACAAATGGCCTTGATCCAAGAACACAATGTTTCCTTGTCGAACTCTTATTTGAATTGAATGAGGCTGGAAAGACTATTGTGATTGCCACACATGATTTGTCATTGGTGGATGAGCTTCATTGCAGAGTGGCAGTGCTTTCAGAAGATCATAGGATTGAAAAAACAGGAAGTGCAGAAAGTATTCTGAAAGATGAAGAATTATTGTTGAGGGTTAATCTTGTGCATGAGCATATGCATTGTCATGGGCATTTAGCTCACAGGCATATTCATTCACATTATCTTTTTCATAAACACTGA
- a CDS encoding class I SAM-dependent methyltransferase, producing the protein MTNTICKRAATVQFWDDYAKWYKLWIEHNSYHNKIIDALTTMVEPGWKVLDIGAGNGILSLPLCAIGCDVTAIEPSVGMRNLLYEDAFNRGIDWINVDERRWEDIPLFELKNYDLIVACNSLHLTGMGFKQALEKIFHAKPKNVFVITELGTPEIKVKWQYGDYTMVFTKCYETESSFAYHTTEEVEEYWSFIKGRRLNEFEVQGIKSRVVFDEEHMWLKDIAHVGMYWWGRGNGKAE; encoded by the coding sequence ATGACTAATACTATCTGTAAAAGGGCTGCAACAGTTCAATTCTGGGATGATTATGCAAAGTGGTATAAGTTATGGATAGAGCATAATAGCTACCACAACAAAATTATTGATGCTTTAACCACAATGGTTGAGCCGGGCTGGAAAGTCCTTGACATCGGCGCAGGAAACGGGATTCTCTCTTTGCCTCTCTGTGCAATCGGATGCGATGTTACAGCAATTGAGCCTTCTGTCGGGATGAGAAACCTTCTTTACGAAGATGCATTTAACAGAGGCATTGATTGGATTAATGTTGATGAAAGAAGATGGGAGGATATTCCGCTTTTTGAGTTAAAAAATTATGATTTGATAGTGGCATGTAATAGTCTGCATTTGACAGGAATGGGATTTAAGCAAGCACTTGAAAAGATATTTCATGCAAAACCTAAAAATGTGTTTGTTATTACAGAACTCGGCACACCAGAAATAAAGGTCAAATGGCAATATGGAGATTATACAATGGTATTTACAAAATGCTATGAGACAGAAAGTTCTTTTGCCTATCACACGACTGAGGAGGTTGAAGAATATTGGTCTTTTATAAAAGGCAGACGGCTTAATGAATTTGAAGTGCAAGGAATTAAGTCAAGAGTTGTTTTTGATGAGGAGCATATGTGGCTCAAGGACATAGCTCATGTTGGCATGTATTGGTGGGGAAGAGGTAATGGTAAAGCTGAATAA
- a CDS encoding energy transducer TonB, with protein sequence MVKLNNYGVALSLLIHGIIMVIPFSMLATRHFKDVEIFVIDERPVQPVQEKIIKQKPKDAPKQVIKESLPQPVLDKPEVKEASTPEVVEPVAVSDIKDTTIAKPVAPAVKTSPQIAKEEVRPLLDVEFGSVNAPRFLHREMPVYPLMARRLGKEGRVLLRLTIDENGRLLNIEVIEGAGYGFTEAAVEAVKKSTFLPAMSEGNPVMSKAILPIRFSLRRD encoded by the coding sequence ATGGTAAAGCTGAATAATTACGGAGTTGCGTTATCATTGCTTATTCATGGGATTATCATGGTCATACCTTTTTCAATGCTTGCCACAAGGCATTTTAAAGATGTTGAGATTTTTGTTATTGACGAAAGACCTGTTCAGCCTGTGCAGGAAAAAATTATTAAACAAAAACCGAAGGATGCGCCGAAACAGGTTATAAAAGAATCACTGCCTCAGCCTGTTTTAGATAAACCTGAAGTCAAGGAAGCATCTACGCCAGAGGTAGTAGAGCCTGTGGCTGTTTCAGATATTAAGGATACTACAATTGCAAAACCCGTAGCTCCAGCAGTAAAAACATCGCCTCAGATTGCCAAAGAAGAAGTCAGACCATTGTTAGATGTTGAGTTTGGTTCAGTAAATGCGCCGAGATTTCTTCATAGAGAGATGCCTGTTTATCCACTCATGGCGCGCAGGCTTGGTAAGGAAGGGAGGGTCTTACTAAGGCTTACTATTGATGAAAATGGAAGACTTCTTAATATTGAGGTAATTGAAGGTGCAGGCTATGGTTTTACAGAGGCTGCGGTAGAGGCGGTCAAAAAATCAACATTTTTGCCTGCCATGTCAGAGGGTAATCCAGTAATGTCAAAGGCGATCTTGCCAATAAGATTTAGCTTAAGGAGAGATTAA
- a CDS encoding MotA/TolQ/ExbB proton channel family protein, producing MIDLFFKGGFLMYPIALCSVIGLTILINKAVQYRLLLKEIESQPDEIAKTKPQIMAPILKALQDGCDERELSIVGTRQVREIEKGLSWLGLIATIAPLLGLTGTVTGMIKAFMVIAESSSVNPSMLAGGIWEALITTAAGLLVAIPIHIGHHYLEKQADEIAFVMKEITTSLYMRCKGGV from the coding sequence ATGATTGACCTATTTTTTAAAGGTGGATTTTTGATGTATCCCATAGCATTATGCTCTGTTATCGGTCTGACGATACTGATTAATAAGGCTGTTCAATACCGTTTGCTGTTAAAGGAGATAGAATCTCAGCCAGATGAGATAGCAAAAACAAAGCCTCAGATAATGGCGCCTATACTCAAGGCTCTTCAAGATGGTTGTGATGAAAGGGAACTCTCTATAGTTGGCACAAGACAGGTAAGAGAAATAGAAAAGGGCTTGAGCTGGCTTGGTTTGATTGCAACCATTGCGCCGCTATTAGGTCTTACAGGTACAGTCACAGGTATGATAAAGGCATTTATGGTGATTGCCGAAAGCTCAAGCGTAAATCCATCAATGCTTGCAGGCGGCATCTGGGAGGCACTAATTACAACTGCAGCAGGATTGCTTGTGGCAATCCCAATCCACATAGGCCATCACTACCTTGAAAAACAAGCAGATGAGATAGCATTTGTAATGAAAGAAATAACAACAAGCCTTTATATGAGGTGTAAAGGTGGAGTTTGA
- a CDS encoding ExbD/TolR family protein — protein MEFERKRHNHSHMNIAPLVDVVFLLLLFFMLTSHLMQEPTIKIKLPESKTAEATKDEIKTIYISKQGEIFFKDTKVTLKDLQAVIKTDLKDAEHDFVRIKADKESDVGILVSVIDEVRLAGVRNYSIATERM, from the coding sequence GTGGAGTTTGAAAGGAAGCGGCATAATCACTCACATATGAATATTGCACCACTTGTAGATGTGGTATTTCTGTTGCTTTTATTTTTCATGCTCACATCGCATCTGATGCAAGAGCCCACAATAAAGATAAAACTGCCTGAATCAAAGACTGCAGAGGCTACGAAGGATGAAATCAAGACAATCTATATCTCAAAACAGGGTGAGATATTTTTTAAGGATACAAAAGTGACTTTAAAAGACCTTCAAGCAGTTATTAAAACTGATTTAAAAGATGCTGAACATGACTTTGTGCGAATAAAGGCAGACAAAGAATCAGATGTGGGCATACTTGTCAGTGTAATTGACGAAGTAAGGCTTGCAGGGGTAAGGAATTACAGTATAGCGACGGAGAGGATGTGA